The Opitutales bacterium ASA1 genome window below encodes:
- a CDS encoding DegT/DnrJ/EryC1/StrS family aminotransferase — protein MRIPFSPPFIDEEIVQEVTDTLRSGWITTGPKVRALEAEIAAMVGARNALCCNSATAGLMLVLKWFGVGPGDEVVVPAYTYCATALAVVHLGARPVLADVEDDFNLSPATVRKLITPRTKAIVAVDIAGWPCDYAALAAMLGDPDTISRFTPDNEIQHAFGRPLLVSDSAHALGAVYEGRPFGTQADFSVFSFHAVKNLTTAEGGCIVSADSIPVDREAVFKRLRLMTLNGQTRDAFTKTQTSSWRYDIVLPGFKMNMPDVCAAIGLAQMRNYASELLPRRRAIVDRYREAFAALPWAWLPPIEDARRSSSRHLFMLRVHGIDETERDRMIDFCFQRGVAVNVHFVPLTQLTWFKENGHSERDTPNAVRLSSCEITLPVYPQLTDAEADLVVATIRAAYEEIVGTAVASRVNIAS, from the coding sequence ATGAGAATCCCGTTCTCCCCCCCCTTCATCGACGAAGAGATCGTCCAGGAAGTGACCGACACGCTTCGGTCCGGTTGGATCACAACCGGTCCGAAAGTCCGCGCACTCGAAGCGGAAATCGCCGCGATGGTCGGGGCGCGCAACGCGCTCTGCTGCAACTCGGCCACCGCGGGACTCATGCTCGTGCTGAAGTGGTTCGGTGTCGGACCGGGTGACGAAGTCGTCGTCCCCGCGTACACCTACTGCGCCACCGCGCTCGCCGTCGTCCATCTCGGCGCGCGACCCGTGTTGGCGGACGTCGAGGACGACTTCAACCTCTCGCCCGCCACGGTCCGCAAACTGATCACGCCGCGCACCAAGGCGATCGTCGCGGTGGATATCGCAGGGTGGCCCTGCGACTACGCCGCCCTCGCCGCCATGCTCGGCGACCCGGACACGATCTCTCGTTTCACTCCCGACAACGAAATCCAACACGCCTTCGGTCGCCCACTTCTCGTCTCGGACTCGGCACATGCGCTGGGAGCGGTCTACGAGGGCCGCCCCTTCGGCACCCAAGCGGACTTCAGCGTGTTCTCCTTCCACGCGGTGAAGAACCTCACCACGGCCGAGGGTGGCTGCATCGTATCCGCCGACTCGATACCAGTGGATCGCGAGGCCGTTTTCAAGCGTCTGCGGCTGATGACCCTCAACGGGCAGACGCGCGACGCCTTCACCAAGACCCAGACGTCGAGTTGGCGCTACGACATCGTCTTGCCCGGCTTCAAGATGAACATGCCCGACGTCTGCGCCGCGATCGGGTTGGCACAGATGCGCAACTACGCATCCGAGCTGTTGCCTCGCCGACGCGCCATCGTCGACCGCTACCGCGAGGCCTTCGCGGCCCTGCCGTGGGCGTGGTTGCCACCGATCGAAGACGCACGTCGCTCCAGTTCGCGCCATCTCTTCATGTTGCGCGTTCACGGTATCGACGAGACCGAACGCGACCGCATGATCGACTTCTGCTTCCAGCGGGGAGTGGCCGTCAACGTGCACTTCGTCCCGCTCACGCAACTGACCTGGTTCAAGGAGAACGGGCACTCCGAGCGCGACACGCCGAACGCGGTCAGGCTCTCTTCCTGCGAGATCACTCTCCCGGTGTATCCACAACTCACCGACGCCGAAGCCGATCTCGTGGTCGCGACGATCCGCGCCGCTTACGAAGAGATCGTCGGCACCGCGGTCGCGAGCCGGGTGAACATCGCCTCGTAG
- a CDS encoding thioredoxin family protein, which yields MIASKHSLVRFAATIALACFALRDVSAQIVRTDHVESELVSEVAEVRAGDPFMVGLRMRMDDHWHTYWLNPGDSGLATTIEWDLPEGFRAGEIQWPTPKRIPTPPLMTYGFEGEVLLMVEITPPSTLSAGETVTIGARADWLVCEDVCIPGSGEYKLELSVAQASAGSAPSVPSNHAALFAIARARLPLPAGDEVSARFEVRGNSVHLEANLPRGVTPDAAHVYFYALDEMVIEAAQPQAVTVGDDRVVIRLARSAGTDGPLEQLRGLLVLDDRAEVAESTAGRVWQITAVPGSVGALTGETVDGATSGSLAVLLPLAFLGGLILNLMPCVFPVLGIKILGFVNQAGSERGKVTAHGLAFTAGVLASFWALAAVLAVLRAGGEELGWGFQLQSPVFVFALAVFLLVFALNLSGLFEVGLSATGVGSSLQSKSGYSGSFFTGVLATVVATPCSAPFLAPALGAAVTLPVASSFVLFTAIAAGLAAPYLVLSIFPALIKFLPRPGAWMETFKQIMAFPLYATVGFLVWVLAGQVSETGLLKVFIGLVLVAMAAWAYGRWTQNGAKGGRKVFGYVFASVAAVSGIALAAPSRPADDAVVWQTWSPETLSKLQQDGRTVYVDFTARWCATCQSNKALVFSSAEVRRRFAEDEIVALKADWTNRDAAITKALEGFGRSAVPFNLVYAPGRSEPLVLPELLTPEIVLDALDKVASRASVRRD from the coding sequence ATGATCGCATCCAAACATTCTCTCGTCCGCTTCGCTGCAACCATCGCTCTCGCGTGCTTCGCCCTGCGCGATGTCTCCGCCCAAATCGTGCGGACCGATCACGTGGAATCGGAACTCGTGAGCGAGGTGGCGGAGGTGCGAGCAGGCGATCCGTTCATGGTGGGTTTGCGCATGCGGATGGACGATCATTGGCACACGTACTGGCTCAACCCCGGAGACTCGGGGCTCGCGACGACGATCGAGTGGGACCTCCCCGAAGGCTTCCGTGCGGGAGAGATTCAATGGCCGACGCCGAAGCGTATACCGACGCCTCCGCTCATGACTTACGGGTTCGAGGGCGAAGTCTTGTTGATGGTCGAGATCACGCCGCCGTCGACCTTGTCGGCCGGAGAAACGGTGACGATCGGTGCACGCGCCGACTGGCTCGTGTGCGAAGACGTCTGCATCCCGGGAAGCGGAGAATACAAGCTGGAGCTATCGGTCGCACAGGCGAGTGCCGGGAGCGCTCCCTCGGTGCCGTCGAACCACGCGGCATTGTTCGCGATCGCACGTGCGCGCCTCCCGCTTCCGGCGGGCGACGAAGTTTCGGCCCGCTTCGAAGTGCGCGGAAACTCGGTGCATCTCGAAGCGAACTTGCCCCGCGGCGTGACGCCGGATGCAGCGCATGTGTACTTCTATGCCTTGGACGAAATGGTGATCGAGGCTGCGCAGCCGCAGGCAGTCACGGTCGGCGATGACCGGGTGGTGATCCGTCTCGCGCGCTCCGCCGGGACGGACGGACCGCTCGAGCAGTTGCGCGGCTTGCTCGTGCTCGACGATCGGGCCGAGGTGGCGGAGTCGACCGCCGGTCGGGTCTGGCAGATCACGGCCGTGCCGGGATCGGTAGGTGCGCTCACGGGCGAGACAGTCGACGGGGCGACCAGCGGGTCGCTCGCGGTTTTGCTGCCGCTGGCGTTCTTGGGCGGGTTGATCCTCAACCTCATGCCGTGCGTGTTTCCGGTGCTCGGCATCAAGATCCTCGGCTTCGTCAATCAGGCGGGATCGGAGCGAGGCAAGGTCACTGCGCACGGATTGGCCTTCACGGCGGGAGTGCTCGCGTCGTTCTGGGCGCTGGCAGCGGTGCTCGCGGTACTCCGAGCGGGCGGCGAAGAACTCGGTTGGGGGTTCCAACTCCAATCGCCGGTCTTCGTCTTCGCGCTCGCGGTCTTCCTGTTGGTTTTCGCACTCAATCTCAGTGGGCTTTTCGAGGTCGGTCTTTCCGCGACGGGAGTGGGATCGTCGCTGCAGTCGAAAAGTGGATACAGCGGATCGTTCTTCACCGGCGTGTTGGCGACGGTCGTGGCGACGCCGTGTTCTGCTCCGTTTCTCGCGCCGGCCCTCGGTGCGGCGGTGACACTGCCGGTCGCTTCATCGTTCGTGCTCTTCACGGCCATCGCGGCGGGACTCGCCGCGCCGTACCTCGTGCTCTCGATCTTTCCCGCGTTGATCAAATTCCTGCCGCGTCCGGGCGCGTGGATGGAGACGTTCAAACAGATCATGGCCTTCCCGCTCTACGCCACGGTCGGATTCCTCGTGTGGGTGCTCGCCGGGCAGGTGAGCGAAACAGGATTGTTGAAAGTCTTCATTGGACTGGTGCTCGTCGCGATGGCCGCGTGGGCCTACGGTCGGTGGACCCAAAACGGCGCGAAAGGCGGCCGGAAGGTCTTCGGGTACGTCTTCGCGAGCGTCGCCGCCGTGTCCGGCATCGCGCTCGCCGCACCCTCGCGTCCGGCCGACGACGCGGTCGTGTGGCAGACGTGGAGTCCCGAAACGCTGTCGAAGCTGCAGCAGGACGGACGCACGGTCTACGTCGACTTCACGGCGCGTTGGTGCGCCACGTGCCAGAGCAACAAGGCGCTCGTGTTCTCCTCCGCGGAGGTTCGTCGCCGTTTCGCCGAAGACGAGATCGTGGCGCTCAAGGCGGACTGGACGAACAGGGATGCCGCGATCACGAAGGCGCTGGAAGGCTTCGGGCGCAGTGCGGTGCCGTTCAATCTCGTGTACGCGCCGGGTCGCTCCGAGCCGCTCGTGTTGCCGGAGTTGTTGACGCCGGAAATCGTCCTCGACGCCCTCGACAAAGTGGCGAGTCGAGCTTCCGTTCGGCGCGATTGA
- a CDS encoding glycosyltransferase, with the protein MRIAIVNTLDTGGGAAWFARRVGELLARRGHEVAMLVGRKHSDLPWVHEVPVPFEHTVVERAVRGLIRLAARSPAGESLVRQQTRRALHALEWRSFVRKWRGDEDFELGGTARMLERLPFHPDILNLHNLHTFLGGTHFDLRALPVLSRSARLVFTMQDPWLTSGHCAHSFECERWRTTCGSCPNLRSFPAIRRDRTAENLARKRAIYASMRYSVVGCCRWIVDRASASALAGGMERAEVIHNGIDLDFFSPAPDRALARKAAGLAVDERAVCFISDLGRASEFRDYGFVESLAHAYTAKPGSLPLVVFEVGGQPGERRSGRLRFVGTGSLPRERVRDLVRACDALVHPARADTYPTVVLEAMACGVPVLASAVGGIPEQIDDGRDGFLHARGDLDAAVGRLSLLLEDVALRERLGAAARARASATFGEDRMADAYEAMFTRLATAVPTISS; encoded by the coding sequence ATGCGTATCGCGATCGTGAATACACTCGACACGGGCGGCGGCGCGGCATGGTTCGCGCGCCGTGTCGGCGAACTGCTCGCCCGCCGAGGTCACGAGGTGGCGATGCTGGTCGGGCGGAAACACTCCGACCTGCCTTGGGTCCACGAGGTGCCGGTACCATTCGAGCACACGGTCGTGGAACGTGCGGTGCGGGGTTTGATTCGGCTCGCCGCCCGCTCGCCGGCGGGAGAGTCGCTCGTGCGACAACAGACTAGACGCGCCTTGCACGCCCTCGAGTGGCGCTCGTTCGTGCGCAAGTGGCGAGGCGACGAGGATTTCGAACTCGGAGGGACGGCGCGCATGTTGGAGCGGCTGCCCTTTCACCCCGACATCCTCAACCTGCACAACCTGCACACGTTCTTGGGTGGCACGCATTTCGACCTGCGTGCTTTGCCGGTTCTTTCGCGGAGTGCGCGACTCGTCTTCACCATGCAAGATCCGTGGCTCACGAGCGGGCACTGTGCGCATTCGTTCGAATGCGAACGGTGGCGGACGACGTGTGGAAGTTGCCCGAACCTTCGGAGCTTCCCTGCGATCCGGCGTGATCGCACGGCGGAGAACCTCGCCCGCAAACGTGCGATCTACGCGAGCATGCGCTACTCCGTGGTGGGGTGCTGCCGCTGGATCGTGGATCGCGCCAGCGCTTCGGCTCTCGCCGGCGGCATGGAGCGGGCGGAGGTGATCCACAACGGCATCGACTTGGACTTCTTCTCGCCCGCTCCGGACCGGGCGCTTGCGCGAAAGGCCGCAGGGCTCGCGGTCGACGAGCGCGCGGTGTGCTTCATTTCCGACCTCGGGAGGGCGAGCGAGTTTCGCGACTACGGTTTCGTCGAATCGCTGGCGCATGCGTACACGGCAAAGCCCGGGTCGCTTCCCCTCGTCGTGTTCGAGGTGGGTGGGCAACCCGGAGAACGTCGTTCGGGGCGTCTCCGTTTCGTGGGTACGGGTTCGCTCCCACGCGAGCGCGTGCGGGATCTCGTGCGCGCCTGCGACGCGCTCGTGCACCCGGCGCGAGCGGACACCTATCCGACCGTCGTGCTCGAGGCCATGGCCTGCGGCGTGCCGGTGCTGGCCTCGGCCGTGGGAGGTATCCCCGAGCAGATCGACGACGGCAGGGACGGTTTCCTGCACGCGCGCGGGGATCTCGACGCGGCCGTCGGTCGGTTGAGCTTGTTGCTCGAGGATGTCGCTCTGCGGGAGCGACTCGGCGCGGCGGCCCGCGCGCGCGCCTCCGCGACGTTCGGCGAGGACCGGATGGCCGACGCCTACGAGGCGATGTTCACCCGGCTCGCGACCGCGGTGCCGACGATCTCTTCGTAA
- a CDS encoding CBU_0270 family Dot/Icm type IV secretion system effector, with the protein MIIKPKVRGFVCVTAHPAGCAAHVQEQIDYVKSKGAIADGPKTALILGASTGYGLASRITAAFGSGARTLGVFFERPPEDGRLATAGWYNSVAFHRAAKQAGLYARSINGDAFSDAIKQQAIEAIKADLGPIDLIVYSLASPRRTHPKTGTVHKSVLKPIGQSYTNKTVDTDKGVVSEITIEPATDEEITDTVAVMGGEDWEMWIEALDDAGLVAPGATTVAYDYIGPEVTWPVYHHGTIGRAKNSLRESAKRLDARLKINGYGRAFISVNKALVTQASSAIPVVPLYIAILYKIMKEKGVHEGTIEQIQRLFATQLYNGGSIDFDSEGRARIDDLEMRTDVQKAVKEIWPQVTTENIATLTDIAGYQTEFLKLFGFGLPGIDYDAAQEPNLPLDA; encoded by the coding sequence ATGATCATCAAGCCGAAGGTCCGTGGCTTCGTATGCGTGACTGCACATCCCGCAGGTTGCGCTGCCCACGTCCAGGAACAGATCGACTACGTGAAATCCAAAGGCGCGATCGCCGATGGCCCGAAGACCGCGCTCATCCTCGGCGCCTCCACCGGCTACGGGCTCGCCTCGCGCATCACCGCCGCCTTCGGCTCCGGCGCGCGCACGCTCGGCGTATTCTTCGAACGCCCGCCCGAGGACGGTCGCCTCGCCACCGCCGGCTGGTACAACTCCGTCGCCTTCCACCGCGCCGCGAAACAGGCCGGCCTCTACGCGCGCAGCATCAACGGCGACGCCTTCTCCGACGCGATCAAACAACAGGCGATCGAAGCCATCAAAGCCGACCTCGGCCCCATCGACCTGATCGTCTACAGCCTCGCCTCCCCTCGCCGCACGCACCCGAAAACCGGTACCGTCCACAAATCGGTCCTCAAACCCATCGGCCAGAGCTATACGAACAAAACGGTCGACACCGACAAGGGCGTCGTCAGCGAGATCACGATCGAACCGGCCACCGACGAGGAGATTACCGACACCGTGGCCGTGATGGGCGGCGAGGACTGGGAGATGTGGATCGAAGCGCTCGATGACGCCGGCCTCGTCGCACCCGGAGCCACCACGGTCGCCTACGACTACATCGGACCCGAGGTCACTTGGCCCGTTTACCACCACGGCACGATCGGCCGCGCCAAGAACAGCCTGCGCGAGAGCGCCAAACGCCTCGACGCGCGCCTCAAGATCAACGGCTACGGCCGCGCCTTCATCTCGGTCAACAAGGCCCTCGTCACCCAAGCCTCGTCCGCGATCCCGGTGGTCCCACTCTACATCGCGATCCTCTACAAGATCATGAAGGAGAAGGGCGTACACGAAGGTACGATCGAGCAGATCCAGCGCCTCTTCGCCACGCAGCTCTACAACGGAGGTTCGATCGACTTCGACTCCGAAGGCCGCGCCCGCATCGACGATCTCGAGATGCGCACGGACGTCCAGAAAGCGGTGAAAGAGATCTGGCCGCAGGTGACCACGGAGAACATCGCCACTCTCACCGACATCGCCGGCTACCAGACGGAGTTCCTCAAACTCTTCGGGTTCGGCCTGCCCGGCATCGACTACGACGCCGCTCAGGAGCCCAATCTGCCGCTCGACGCCTGA
- a CDS encoding hemolytic protein HlpA, protein MNATHTTTPDPRDTPILLIVFRRTDLTKRVFEAIRRHRPRRLFIAADGPRPERGRDEARQCEATRAITELVDWPCHVSRHYATENLGVSRRPNSAIDWAFEHVDRLVVLEDDCLPSPDFFRFCTEMLERFADDPRIYSVCGVNLQSAEWTCPASYCFSRYSHSWGWATWKRAWAAQDLQLSRWKQLRSSDWIERYFERRDEARCWRDILDRTIEGRVAAWDYQWNFNNWVHGRFAVHSGRNLVCNIGFGADASNTTIASGIGGIPIQALEFPLRHPDAVERDVRADRLAFERIYRPWTLAQKLRHRMARIRKLITGRDRAA, encoded by the coding sequence GTGAACGCGACGCACACCACGACGCCCGACCCTCGCGACACGCCGATCCTCCTGATCGTGTTTCGCCGCACCGACCTCACGAAGCGCGTCTTCGAGGCCATCCGTCGACACAGGCCGAGGCGCCTCTTCATCGCCGCCGACGGTCCTCGCCCGGAACGCGGCCGCGACGAGGCGAGACAATGCGAAGCCACGCGCGCGATCACCGAGCTCGTCGATTGGCCGTGTCACGTGAGTCGCCACTACGCGACGGAGAATCTCGGCGTCTCGCGTCGCCCGAACTCCGCGATCGATTGGGCGTTCGAGCATGTCGATCGCCTCGTCGTGCTCGAGGACGACTGCCTGCCCTCGCCGGATTTCTTCCGGTTCTGCACGGAGATGCTCGAACGCTTCGCAGACGACCCGCGCATTTATTCCGTCTGTGGCGTGAACCTACAGTCGGCGGAGTGGACATGTCCCGCGAGCTACTGCTTCTCTCGCTACTCGCACAGTTGGGGCTGGGCCACGTGGAAACGCGCGTGGGCCGCGCAAGACCTGCAACTGTCCCGTTGGAAGCAACTACGGTCGAGCGATTGGATCGAACGCTACTTCGAGCGGCGCGACGAAGCCCGGTGCTGGCGCGACATCCTCGATCGCACCATCGAGGGTCGCGTGGCCGCGTGGGATTACCAGTGGAACTTCAACAACTGGGTCCACGGTCGATTCGCCGTCCACAGTGGGCGCAATCTGGTGTGCAACATCGGCTTCGGTGCCGACGCTTCCAACACGACGATCGCCAGCGGCATCGGCGGCATTCCCATCCAAGCGTTGGAGTTTCCTTTGCGGCATCCGGATGCGGTGGAGCGCGACGTCCGAGCCGACAGGCTCGCCTTCGAGCGCATCTATCGACCGTGGACGCTCGCGCAGAAACTGCGTCACCGGATGGCGCGTATCCGCAAACTGATTACGGGCCGCGACCGCGCCGCCTGA
- the trpC gene encoding indole-3-glycerol phosphate synthase TrpC, whose amino-acid sequence MDKLDEIMASKRREVAPLLRDVSPRELEDLARVARLRPSFHRALDVPGRLTVIAEMKRRSPSAGPIAEGRSAPAQAETYARAHADAISVLTDGPYFGGSLADLAEVTENFDAKGIRVPCLRKDFMVHPVQIPQAVEAGASAILIIVRALTDDEMAALFESANLAGLDSIFEIHSEPELARALSAGARIIGVNNRDLARFKTDLALSEQLIPQIPGDVLAISESGIFTVEDAARARAAGARAILVGEALMRATNPADLIAAFHHA is encoded by the coding sequence ATGGACAAACTCGACGAGATCATGGCCTCCAAACGGCGCGAAGTCGCGCCGCTACTGCGCGACGTGTCGCCGCGGGAATTGGAAGACTTGGCGCGGGTCGCGCGGCTGCGACCGTCGTTTCACCGTGCGCTCGACGTCCCCGGCAGGTTGACCGTGATCGCGGAGATGAAGCGGCGTTCGCCTTCCGCCGGACCCATCGCCGAGGGCAGGTCCGCGCCCGCGCAAGCCGAAACCTATGCGCGCGCCCACGCCGATGCGATTTCGGTGCTCACGGACGGGCCCTACTTCGGCGGCTCGCTCGCCGACCTCGCCGAAGTCACCGAGAACTTCGACGCCAAAGGCATCCGCGTGCCGTGCTTGCGGAAGGACTTCATGGTTCATCCCGTGCAGATCCCGCAGGCGGTCGAGGCCGGTGCCAGCGCGATTTTGATTATCGTGCGTGCTCTGACCGACGACGAGATGGCCGCACTCTTCGAATCGGCCAACCTCGCCGGCCTCGACTCGATCTTCGAAATCCACAGCGAGCCCGAACTCGCCCGTGCGCTCTCCGCCGGAGCGCGGATCATCGGCGTCAACAACCGCGACCTCGCGCGTTTCAAGACCGATCTCGCGCTGTCCGAACAACTCATCCCGCAAATCCCCGGCGACGTGCTCGCGATCAGCGAGAGCGGCATCTTCACCGTCGAAGACGCAGCCCGCGCCCGCGCCGCCGGCGCGCGTGCGATCTTGGTCGGCGAGGCATTGATGCGCGCGACGAATCCGGCGGACTTGATCGCGGCGTTTCACCACGCGTGA
- the rsmA gene encoding 16S rRNA (adenine(1518)-N(6)/adenine(1519)-N(6)) -dimethyltransferase RsmA → MNGPEILTPSATRALLERLDHRPRKQLGQNFLVDGNIVRKSLELGRVASGDRVVEIGPGLGTLTSALLASGAEVFAIERDPTLAAHLRDALAKSLTTDRLHLLEGDAVEHPLGPLAAADDRSFKIVANLPYAISSPWMESILTGPLPERMVLMLQLEAAQRYNAQPGTKSFGAISVFLQAAYRIAGTHRVSRSCFHPVPDVDSTLLHLERLPRPVAFSDTTRGLVRGWFQHRRKQLAPQVRRACPQIVDTWMDRLATLGVSPSARPEDVPVPGWTELERLLAPTD, encoded by the coding sequence GTGAACGGACCGGAGATCCTCACGCCCAGCGCCACGCGCGCACTGCTCGAGCGGCTGGACCACCGGCCGCGCAAACAGCTCGGGCAGAACTTCCTCGTCGACGGCAACATCGTGCGAAAGTCGCTCGAACTCGGCCGCGTCGCGTCCGGCGATCGCGTGGTCGAGATCGGTCCCGGCCTCGGCACGCTCACGAGCGCGCTGCTCGCCTCCGGCGCCGAAGTTTTCGCGATCGAGCGCGACCCCACCCTCGCGGCTCATCTGCGCGACGCCTTGGCGAAATCGCTCACGACCGACCGACTACACCTGCTCGAGGGCGATGCCGTGGAACACCCGCTCGGTCCACTCGCGGCGGCCGACGATCGGAGCTTCAAAATCGTGGCCAACCTCCCTTACGCGATCTCGTCGCCGTGGATGGAGTCCATCCTCACTGGTCCGTTGCCCGAGCGCATGGTGCTGATGCTCCAGCTCGAGGCCGCTCAGCGCTACAATGCGCAACCAGGCACGAAGTCGTTCGGCGCGATCAGCGTGTTTCTTCAGGCCGCCTACCGCATCGCCGGCACGCACCGCGTTTCGCGTTCGTGTTTCCATCCCGTTCCGGACGTCGACTCCACGCTTCTGCATCTGGAACGTCTTCCGCGGCCGGTCGCGTTTTCCGACACGACTCGCGGACTCGTCCGCGGTTGGTTCCAGCATCGTCGCAAACAACTCGCTCCGCAGGTCCGCCGTGCCTGTCCCCAGATCGTGGATACATGGATGGATCGCCTCGCCACGCTCGGCGTGTCGCCGTCGGCGCGCCCCGAGGACGTCCCGGTGCCCGGCTGGACGGAGCTGGAGAGGCTGCTCGCACCCACCGATTGA
- a CDS encoding thioredoxin family protein, which translates to MKKLLHSSLAVVAALGLAVSAHAEAVVGKKAPNFTLKDSTGKSHSLSDFAGKTVVLEWINHGCPFVKAHYNSGNMQALQERAAADGVVWLSVCSSAKGEQGYGTAEQWQGMIKDHKMKSAAVLLDEMGGVGKMYGAKTTPHMYVIDGSGILRYNGAIDSIPSAKPGDAAKATNYVAAALDAIKAGKEIAQPTTKPYGCGIKYLKDS; encoded by the coding sequence ATGAAGAAACTACTGCACTCCTCCCTCGCCGTCGTGGCCGCTCTCGGCCTCGCCGTATCCGCCCATGCCGAAGCCGTCGTCGGCAAGAAGGCACCGAACTTCACCCTGAAGGATTCGACCGGTAAGTCGCACTCGCTGTCCGACTTCGCGGGCAAGACCGTGGTCCTCGAATGGATCAACCACGGTTGCCCGTTCGTGAAGGCACACTACAACTCCGGCAACATGCAGGCGCTACAGGAGCGTGCCGCTGCGGACGGCGTCGTGTGGCTGTCCGTGTGCTCGTCCGCGAAGGGTGAACAAGGCTACGGCACCGCCGAGCAATGGCAGGGAATGATCAAGGATCACAAGATGAAGTCCGCCGCCGTCCTGCTCGACGAGATGGGTGGGGTGGGCAAGATGTATGGTGCCAAGACCACGCCGCACATGTATGTCATCGATGGCTCGGGCATCCTCCGATACAACGGCGCGATCGACAGTATCCCGTCGGCCAAGCCGGGCGACGCGGCCAAGGCGACCAACTACGTCGCAGCGGCCCTCGACGCGATCAAGGCCGGCAAGGAAATCGCGCAGCCGACGACCAAGCCGTACGGCTGCGGTATCAAGTACCTGAAGGATTCGTGA
- a CDS encoding Gfo/Idh/MocA family oxidoreductase: MRLRPVNPIPRMPSLPRRSFIRNAALGAAVLGTWTGARAAVGAPPPLKVGVIGTGWYGVLVMRKLIEAGGAECVALCDVDSAQLEKAVAAIGERQPEKPALFKEYEKLLEMEGLDAVVIGTPPHWHALQFIAACERGLAIYCEKPLAYDVRESRAMVAAAQRTGVPVQIGFQRRSSRLFHDVRDHVRGGHIGRVVNVDASINYRAALADPTPVSPPNTLDWDAWCGPGPLIPYSAQTGHGHWRLEKASGNGLLVDWGIHFIDVCRWVLGTGSPRSVTAVGGIHAYVGRITTPDTLTAHFDFDGTPVTWRHRLWGAAELYPETNIGVTFYGEKASLFVGQNKWWTLANERGARPEVREVQEDMQLAHARDFIEAVRQRRPAVCLPEDGHFTTTAVNLAMVAYEGGRTLRWDPAAEQVVGDPDLAARIKRDYRAPWRHPWDG, encoded by the coding sequence ATGCGTTTGCGTCCAGTGAACCCCATTCCCCGCATGCCTTCACTACCTCGCCGTTCCTTCATCCGAAACGCAGCTCTCGGTGCCGCCGTGCTCGGCACGTGGACCGGTGCACGTGCCGCTGTCGGAGCGCCACCGCCGTTGAAGGTCGGCGTGATCGGCACCGGTTGGTACGGCGTGTTGGTGATGCGCAAGCTGATCGAAGCCGGCGGAGCCGAGTGCGTGGCCCTGTGCGACGTCGATTCCGCACAACTCGAGAAGGCGGTCGCAGCCATCGGTGAACGCCAGCCCGAAAAGCCCGCGCTCTTCAAGGAGTACGAGAAGCTGCTCGAGATGGAAGGGCTGGACGCGGTCGTGATCGGGACGCCTCCGCACTGGCATGCACTCCAGTTCATTGCGGCGTGCGAGCGCGGTCTCGCGATCTATTGCGAGAAGCCGCTCGCCTACGACGTGCGCGAGAGCCGGGCCATGGTGGCGGCGGCGCAACGCACGGGCGTGCCGGTACAAATCGGTTTTCAGCGGCGAAGCTCGCGACTGTTCCACGATGTCCGCGATCACGTCCGCGGGGGCCACATCGGTCGCGTGGTCAACGTCGACGCTTCCATCAACTACCGCGCCGCGCTCGCCGATCCCACGCCTGTGTCGCCGCCGAACACCCTGGATTGGGACGCATGGTGCGGACCAGGGCCGCTCATCCCCTACAGTGCGCAGACGGGACACGGGCACTGGCGCCTAGAAAAAGCGAGCGGCAACGGACTGCTCGTCGACTGGGGCATCCACTTCATCGACGTGTGCCGTTGGGTGCTCGGCACCGGCTCGCCGCGCTCCGTCACCGCGGTCGGCGGCATCCACGCCTACGTCGGTCGTATCACCACTCCGGATACGCTCACCGCGCACTTCGACTTCGACGGCACGCCGGTCACGTGGCGGCACCGTCTCTGGGGTGCCGCGGAACTGTATCCGGAGACGAACATCGGCGTCACGTTCTACGGAGAAAAGGCGTCGCTCTTCGTCGGTCAGAACAAGTGGTGGACACTCGCGAACGAGCGAGGCGCCCGACCCGAGGTGCGTGAAGTCCAAGAGGACATGCAGCTCGCCCACGCACGCGACTTCATCGAAGCCGTGCGTCAGCGTCGCCCCGCCGTCTGTCTGCCGGAGGACGGACATTTCACCACGACCGCAGTCAACCTCGCGATGGTCGCCTACGAGGGCGGTCGCACACTGCGTTGGGATCCGGCGGCGGAGCAGGTGGTGGGTGATCCCGATCTCGCGGCCCGGATCAAGCGCGACTACCGCGCGCCTTGGCGACACCCTTGGGACGGTTGA